One Paenibacillus sp. FSL H7-0737 DNA segment encodes these proteins:
- the rpsO gene encoding 30S ribosomal protein S15 — MALTQERKHQLIDEHKTHESDTGSPEVQVAILTENIVNLTDHLRTHKKDHHSRRGLLKMVGQRRKLLAYLKNKDIRRYSALIERLGLRR, encoded by the coding sequence ATGGCATTAACTCAAGAACGTAAACATCAATTGATCGACGAGCACAAAACTCACGAATCCGATACTGGATCCCCTGAGGTGCAAGTTGCTATCCTAACGGAGAACATCGTTAATTTGACTGACCACTTGCGTACGCACAAGAAAGATCATCACTCCCGTCGCGGATTGTTGAAAATGGTTGGACAACGTCGTAAACTTCTGGCGTATTTGAAAAACAAAGACATCAGACGTTACAGCGCCCTGATCGAAAGACTGGGATTGCGTCGTTAA
- the pnp gene encoding polyribonucleotide nucleotidyltransferase, producing the protein MEKRVEMQLGGRRLVLETGRLAKQANAAVMVRYGDTSVLCTVTASKEPKDLDFFPLTVNYEERLYAVGKIPGGFIKREGRPSEKAILSSRLTDRPIRPLFPEGFRNDVQVLNMVMSVDQDCAPDIAAMIGTSAALSISDVPFDGPIGGVAVGRINGEFVINPDMAQQAISDIYVVVAGTKEAIMMVEAEANEVTEDVMLEAIMFGHDEIRKIVATIEELVKVAGKEKMAVKLHAVNADVNTEVRAFAEARLVEAVKIAEKHARQEAIDVVNDEAVAYFVEKYIEAPELLKDVKEVLHDIVKDEVRRLITHDKVRPDGRKLDEIRPIECDTSLLPRTHGSGLFTRGQTQILSVCTLGALGDVQILDGIDPTETKRFMHHYNFPPFSVGEARPLRAPGRREIGHGALGERALSKVIPSETEFPYTIRLVSEAIESNGSTSQASICASILAMMDAGVPIKAPVAGVAMGLIKDGDHVSILTDIQGMEDHLGDMDFKVAGTAEGVTAIQMDIKIAGIDRNILQDALQQAKEGRLFILDKMNEAISAPRPNLSKYAPKIIIININPDKIRDVIGAGGKIINKIIEETGVKIDIEQDGRVFIGSSDEEMIQKARSIIEGLVREVQVGEIYVGTVRRIEKFGAFVELIPGKDGLVHISQLSTERVAKVEDVVAIGDTITVKVTEIDPQGRVNLSRKAVLTSETGAKA; encoded by the coding sequence ATGGAAAAACGTGTAGAAATGCAGCTAGGCGGAAGACGCCTTGTGCTGGAAACGGGCCGACTAGCTAAACAAGCAAACGCAGCCGTTATGGTGCGTTATGGGGATACTTCGGTATTATGTACCGTTACGGCTTCGAAAGAGCCGAAGGACCTGGATTTTTTCCCGCTTACAGTTAACTATGAGGAAAGATTATATGCGGTAGGTAAAATTCCGGGAGGATTTATTAAACGGGAAGGTAGACCGAGTGAGAAAGCGATTCTGTCCAGCCGTTTGACTGACCGACCAATCAGACCACTGTTCCCTGAAGGTTTCCGTAACGATGTTCAGGTATTGAACATGGTAATGAGTGTGGATCAGGACTGCGCACCAGATATTGCTGCTATGATCGGTACTTCAGCTGCACTTAGTATTTCAGATGTGCCTTTTGATGGACCCATCGGCGGAGTTGCTGTAGGTCGGATTAATGGAGAATTTGTGATCAATCCGGATATGGCTCAGCAAGCAATCAGTGATATTTATGTAGTGGTTGCTGGAACGAAGGAAGCAATCATGATGGTTGAAGCAGAAGCGAATGAAGTGACGGAAGATGTGATGCTCGAAGCGATTATGTTCGGTCATGATGAAATCCGTAAGATCGTTGCAACCATTGAAGAACTGGTCAAAGTGGCTGGTAAAGAAAAAATGGCTGTGAAGCTGCATGCAGTGAATGCTGACGTGAATACTGAGGTCCGTGCATTTGCTGAAGCTCGTCTGGTGGAAGCCGTTAAAATTGCTGAAAAACATGCTCGTCAGGAAGCGATTGATGTCGTTAATGATGAAGCGGTTGCGTATTTCGTAGAGAAGTACATAGAAGCACCGGAGCTTCTGAAAGATGTTAAAGAAGTCCTACATGATATCGTGAAGGATGAAGTAAGACGTCTAATCACGCATGATAAGGTTCGTCCAGATGGACGTAAACTTGATGAAATCCGTCCGATTGAATGTGATACAAGCCTGTTACCGCGTACACATGGTTCCGGTCTGTTCACACGTGGACAAACACAAATCCTTAGCGTTTGTACCCTTGGAGCTCTAGGTGATGTACAAATCCTCGACGGAATCGATCCTACTGAAACGAAACGTTTCATGCACCATTACAACTTCCCTCCGTTCAGCGTAGGAGAAGCTCGTCCGCTTAGAGCACCAGGACGTCGTGAAATCGGTCACGGAGCACTTGGAGAACGTGCATTATCCAAGGTAATTCCTAGTGAAACTGAATTCCCGTACACGATTCGTCTAGTATCAGAAGCAATTGAATCTAACGGTTCTACCTCCCAGGCAAGTATCTGTGCCAGCATTCTGGCTATGATGGACGCTGGTGTGCCAATCAAAGCACCAGTAGCCGGAGTAGCAATGGGTCTGATCAAAGACGGAGATCATGTCTCCATCCTGACGGATATTCAAGGTATGGAAGATCATCTCGGAGATATGGACTTCAAGGTAGCTGGTACAGCAGAAGGTGTTACAGCTATTCAAATGGACATTAAGATTGCCGGTATCGACCGCAACATTCTTCAAGATGCACTTCAGCAGGCTAAAGAAGGCCGTCTGTTCATCTTGGACAAAATGAATGAAGCGATCTCTGCGCCAAGACCTAATCTGTCCAAATATGCTCCAAAAATCATTATTATCAACATCAATCCGGACAAAATCCGTGATGTTATCGGTGCTGGTGGTAAGATTATCAATAAAATTATTGAAGAAACCGGCGTGAAAATCGACATCGAACAAGATGGCCGTGTCTTTATCGGTTCTTCAGATGAAGAAATGATCCAAAAGGCTCGTTCGATTATCGAAGGTCTTGTGCGTGAAGTACAAGTCGGAGAAATCTATGTGGGTACAGTTAGACGTATTGAGAAATTTGGTGCATTTGTTGAACTTATTCCGGGCAAAGACGGATTGGTACACATTTCCCAATTGTCTACTGAGCGTGTAGCTAAGGTAGAAGATGTTGTTGCTATTGGTGACACCATTACCGTTAAAGTTACCGAGATCGATCCACAAGGCCGGGTTAACCTGTCTCGTAAAGCAGTGTTGACTTCGGAAACTGGAGCTAAAGCGTAA
- the nusA gene encoding transcription termination factor NusA has protein sequence MSMEFIEAMNELERERGISKDVLFEAIEAALISSYKRNFNAAQNVRVDMNRNTGVIKVFARKLIVEEVLDTRTEISLPAAREINPHFQLEDIAELEVTPRDFGRIAAQTAKQVVTQRIREAERGLIYNAFIDKEDDIVTGLVQRQDMRNIYIDLGKIEAVLPLSELMPGEKFKQSERIKAYITKVENTTKGPQIMLSRSHPGLLKRLFELEVPEIFDGVVEIRSVAREAGFRSKIAVYSRNPEVDPVGSCVGPRGTRVQTIVTELRGEKIDIVRYSDLVQEYVANALSPSKVLEVQVFEAEKMARVIVPDYQLSLAIGIKGQNARLAAKLTGWKIDIKSESQAEQEYGRPRTSIDEMHQDSVSID, from the coding sequence ATGAGTATGGAGTTTATTGAAGCAATGAATGAGCTGGAAAGGGAGAGAGGCATCAGTAAAGATGTGCTGTTCGAAGCGATCGAAGCGGCGCTGATCTCTAGTTATAAACGTAATTTCAATGCAGCACAGAACGTGCGTGTTGACATGAACCGCAACACAGGTGTCATTAAAGTGTTTGCCCGCAAGCTAATTGTTGAAGAGGTCCTGGATACAAGGACTGAAATCTCATTGCCGGCAGCCAGAGAAATTAACCCGCATTTCCAGCTTGAAGACATTGCTGAGCTTGAAGTAACACCACGTGATTTCGGGCGTATTGCTGCACAGACTGCAAAGCAGGTTGTAACACAACGGATTCGCGAAGCAGAGCGTGGACTCATCTATAATGCCTTTATTGACAAAGAAGATGATATTGTAACAGGACTTGTACAACGTCAAGATATGCGGAACATTTACATTGATCTTGGTAAAATCGAAGCGGTCTTGCCGCTTAGCGAATTGATGCCAGGTGAGAAGTTTAAACAAAGCGAGCGTATCAAGGCTTATATCACTAAAGTTGAGAACACCACCAAAGGACCGCAAATTATGCTGTCCCGCAGTCATCCCGGATTGCTGAAGCGTCTGTTCGAACTAGAAGTTCCGGAAATCTTTGATGGTGTAGTTGAAATTCGTTCCGTAGCTCGCGAAGCTGGCTTCCGTTCGAAGATTGCTGTGTATTCCCGCAATCCGGAAGTGGATCCAGTTGGTTCTTGCGTAGGCCCAAGAGGAACACGCGTTCAAACCATCGTTACTGAGCTTCGTGGCGAGAAGATCGATATCGTCCGTTACTCTGATCTGGTGCAGGAGTATGTCGCTAATGCACTCAGCCCTTCTAAGGTGCTTGAAGTTCAAGTCTTTGAAGCAGAGAAAATGGCACGGGTGATCGTTCCTGATTATCAATTATCACTGGCTATCGGTATTAAAGGGCAAAATGCACGTCTTGCCGCTAAGCTTACCGGCTGGAAAATTGATATCAAGAGTGAAAGTCAAGCGGAGCAGGAATACGGTAGACCGAGAACTTCTATTGATGAAATGCATCAGGATTCCGTCTCCATTGATTAA
- the rbfA gene encoding 30S ribosome-binding factor RbfA: protein MSKIRAGRVGEQIKKELSQLIQSGLKDPRIGFVTVTGVDVTNDLSQAKVYLSVFGDEEQKSGSLKAIEKANGFLRSELGKAIRLRHTPELIFKIDESVAYGSHIEKLLGELHKND from the coding sequence ATGTCTAAAATTAGAGCAGGACGAGTGGGCGAGCAGATCAAGAAAGAGCTTAGTCAACTTATCCAAAGCGGACTGAAAGATCCTCGAATCGGTTTTGTAACTGTAACTGGCGTAGACGTGACTAACGATCTGTCGCAAGCGAAAGTATACCTAAGCGTGTTCGGGGATGAAGAGCAGAAGTCAGGCTCCCTTAAAGCGATTGAGAAAGCTAATGGTTTTCTTCGCTCCGAGCTTGGCAAGGCGATACGCCTTCGGCATACACCGGAACTGATCTTCAAGATCGATGAATCTGTCGCTTATGGCAGTCACATTGAGAAACTTCTTGGAGAGCTTCATAAGAACGATTAG
- the truB gene encoding tRNA pseudouridine(55) synthase TruB, which produces MSELEGVLAVYKPAGFTSHDVVAKARRILGMKRIGHTGTLDPQVTGVLPLCLGRATRVVEYIQELPKEYVATLRLGMSSDTEDLTGTIIETVDEVHVTEEEILSVLASFKGVISQVPPMYSAVKVDGKRLYELAREGKTVERKSREVEIYEIEMTDMTWEGNHPDITFRVLCSKGTYIRTLCVDIGRALGLPGVMVKLERTMSAGISASHCLTLEDIATHKEAGTLEDHLIAADEAISHMPKHTVMDEKKKAALQGQRLSSRFIAPEVKTNSQFRLYDLQGGFLGIYELEDTGAIAPVKVFAQA; this is translated from the coding sequence ATGAGTGAATTAGAAGGTGTACTGGCGGTTTACAAGCCGGCCGGCTTCACTTCACATGATGTTGTGGCCAAGGCACGTCGTATTCTCGGCATGAAACGGATCGGACATACGGGAACGCTTGATCCACAGGTAACAGGTGTGCTGCCACTTTGTCTGGGCCGTGCTACTCGTGTCGTGGAGTATATTCAGGAGTTGCCCAAAGAATATGTGGCAACACTGAGACTAGGGATGTCCAGTGATACTGAGGACTTAACTGGGACTATTATAGAAACTGTAGATGAGGTGCATGTAACTGAAGAAGAGATTCTATCAGTGCTCGCTTCATTTAAAGGGGTTATTTCTCAGGTTCCACCGATGTATTCTGCGGTTAAAGTTGACGGCAAACGTCTTTATGAGTTAGCAAGAGAAGGTAAAACCGTTGAACGTAAAAGCCGTGAAGTAGAGATTTATGAAATTGAAATGACGGATATGACTTGGGAAGGCAATCATCCCGATATCACATTCCGGGTGCTTTGCTCTAAGGGGACGTACATTCGTACGCTCTGTGTCGATATCGGACGAGCACTTGGACTGCCGGGTGTGATGGTGAAACTAGAGAGAACGATGTCGGCAGGGATTTCAGCCAGTCATTGTCTTACGCTAGAGGATATTGCGACTCACAAGGAAGCCGGAACATTGGAAGATCATTTAATCGCTGCAGACGAAGCCATTTCTCATATGCCAAAGCACACTGTAATGGATGAGAAAAAGAAGGCAGCTTTGCAGGGGCAGCGTTTGTCCTCACGATTTATAGCTCCAGAGGTGAAGACGAACAGTCAATTTCGGCTATACGATCTTCAAGGTGGATTTCTTGGCATTTATGAATTGGAAGATACAGGTGCAATTGCTCCAGTGAAGGTATTTGCACAAGCTTAA
- a CDS encoding bifunctional riboflavin kinase/FAD synthetase: MRTVTLTYPMSPETAAEWAQPQVAALGQFDGLHRGHASVITSAVALARKQGVPAAVLTFHPHPKDVMGKGDYEGYLTPPVEKQEILASLGVDILYVIEFNEQLSRVSPQNFVSVMLLPLHIVTAVVGFDFRFGYQGEGDVEMLRKLGEGVMNVEVAPPFLLDGEKVSSSGIRKSLQNGDLELANSWFGRCYYLRGEVGHGEKRGRTIGFPTANLKLSAHFVIPTKGVYAVRVFYKDKVLYGVMNVGVKPTFHEGVLTPSFEVHLFDFEGDLYDQELKVELVSYIRPERKFESIGALITQIGEDAETAKKILGYNL, translated from the coding sequence GTGAGAACCGTAACGTTAACTTATCCGATGTCTCCGGAGACTGCTGCAGAGTGGGCTCAGCCTCAAGTGGCTGCTCTAGGGCAGTTTGACGGATTGCATCGTGGACATGCTAGCGTCATTACATCCGCTGTGGCCCTAGCCCGTAAACAAGGTGTGCCGGCCGCAGTCCTTACATTTCATCCACATCCTAAAGATGTTATGGGTAAGGGTGATTATGAAGGGTATTTGACGCCACCCGTAGAAAAGCAGGAGATTCTTGCTAGTTTGGGTGTCGATATCTTATATGTTATTGAATTTAACGAGCAGCTTTCCCGTGTAAGTCCACAGAATTTTGTCTCTGTTATGCTTTTGCCGCTACATATTGTAACTGCAGTTGTCGGCTTTGACTTTCGTTTTGGTTATCAAGGTGAAGGCGACGTTGAAATGCTTCGCAAGCTGGGTGAAGGTGTTATGAATGTAGAGGTTGCTCCCCCTTTTCTGCTAGATGGTGAGAAGGTCAGCAGCTCCGGCATTCGTAAAAGTCTCCAAAACGGGGATTTAGAGCTGGCAAACTCCTGGTTCGGACGTTGCTACTATCTGCGTGGTGAAGTGGGTCATGGTGAGAAGAGAGGTCGCACCATTGGTTTTCCAACGGCGAATTTGAAGCTCAGTGCTCATTTTGTCATTCCGACTAAAGGTGTATATGCGGTCCGAGTCTTTTATAAGGATAAAGTTTTGTACGGGGTCATGAATGTGGGCGTTAAACCTACCTTTCATGAGGGTGTATTGACGCCAAGCTTTGAGGTCCATCTGTTTGACTTCGAAGGTGATTTGTATGATCAAGAGCTTAAGGTGGAGTTAGTATCTTACATTCGTCCTGAACGAAAATTCGAATCCATTGGTGCATTGATTACTCAAATCGGTGAGGATGCAGAAACCGCGAAGAAGATTTTGGGTTATAATCTATAG
- the infB gene encoding translation initiation factor IF-2, with product MTKEENKDKLRVYEYAKSLNMSSKEIITILKRLNVPVNNHMSVMENGSVNKVEQFFKDIKSNAAAKRDTSSSSRPVTTGAVTAEPQSAQNANKNQQEKQVGMNSNQNNNQSTTSPRPQSGQDSRRTTTGSTQNARPQQSGAPRTNSTSGSRPQGSSTGGNRPQGSNTGGSRPQGSNTGSRPQGSSTGGSRPQGSSTGGSRPQGSNTGGSRPQGSNTGSRPQGQSSAPRTDSRPQGQSGTGGGFTRGDDRGPKKNTTGGRPNTNNRRFDDGKGGNYRGRGGKNGRGKNQPMVHREKIDNTPKKIIVRGSMTVGETAKLLHKDASEVIKKLISMGVMATINQELDIDTILLLAAEFGVEVEVKIPVDEDSFETVEENDAEEELQSRPPVVTIMGHVDHGKTTLLDAIRSTSVSLGEAGGITQHIGAYQVEINQKKITFLDTPGHEAFTAMRARGAQVTDMTIIVVAADDGVMPQTVEAIAHAKAAGLPIIVAVNKIDKPGADPDKVKQELTSYELVPEEWGGDTIFVNLSAKQRINLEELLEMILLVAEVNEYKANPDKRARGTVIEAELDKNRGPVARVLVQNGTLKVGDAFVAGNCFGRVRAMVNDKGRKIKEAGPSTPVEITGLTEVPQAGDPFMAFEDERKARAIADRRSTSQRQSELNTNTRVTLDDLFQHIKDGEIKDLNVIIKADVQGSVEALKGSLAKIEVEGVRVKIIHSGAGAITESDITLAAASNAIVIGFNVRPDAQTKAAAEQEKVDVRLHNIIYNVIEEIESAMKGMLDPIYKENVIGHAEVRSVFKISKVGTIAGCMVIDGKITRNAEMRLIRSGIVVFTGKVDTLKRFKDDAKEVAQGYECGITLERYNDVQEGDIIEAFLMETVER from the coding sequence TTGACTAAAGAAGAGAACAAAGATAAATTGCGCGTGTACGAATACGCCAAGTCACTAAACATGAGCAGTAAAGAAATTATTACAATTCTGAAGCGTTTGAATGTCCCTGTGAATAATCATATGAGTGTCATGGAGAACGGTTCCGTGAACAAAGTAGAGCAATTCTTCAAGGATATCAAGTCGAACGCTGCAGCCAAACGGGATACCAGCTCTAGCAGCCGTCCGGTGACAACCGGTGCGGTAACTGCCGAACCCCAAAGTGCTCAGAATGCCAACAAAAATCAACAGGAAAAGCAGGTAGGTATGAACAGTAACCAAAACAACAACCAATCGACGACGTCCCCAAGGCCCCAAAGCGGACAAGATTCCCGCAGAACAACAACAGGTTCAACGCAGAATGCACGTCCGCAACAAAGCGGAGCTCCACGTACTAACAGTACTAGCGGAAGCCGTCCGCAAGGAAGTAGCACAGGCGGCAATCGTCCACAAGGTAGCAACACTGGTGGCAGCCGTCCGCAAGGAAGTAATACTGGCAGCCGTCCACAAGGTAGCAGTACCGGTGGTAGCCGTCCGCAAGGCAGCAGCACTGGTGGCAGCCGTCCGCAAGGTAGTAATACCGGTGGTAGCCGTCCACAAGGAAGCAATACTGGCAGCCGTCCGCAAGGACAAAGCAGTGCACCTCGCACTGACAGCCGCCCACAAGGTCAATCTGGCACTGGCGGTGGCTTCACACGCGGTGACGACAGAGGTCCTAAGAAGAACACAACTGGTGGTAGACCAAATACGAACAATAGACGGTTTGATGATGGCAAAGGCGGTAACTACCGCGGTCGTGGTGGTAAGAATGGCCGCGGCAAGAATCAGCCAATGGTTCACCGTGAGAAGATCGATAACACACCTAAGAAGATTATCGTTCGTGGTAGCATGACTGTTGGTGAAACAGCAAAATTGCTTCACAAAGACGCTTCTGAAGTAATTAAGAAGCTTATCTCTATGGGTGTTATGGCAACCATCAACCAAGAGCTGGATATCGACACCATCCTGCTACTCGCTGCTGAATTCGGCGTAGAAGTAGAAGTGAAGATTCCTGTTGATGAGGATAGCTTTGAAACTGTGGAAGAGAATGATGCTGAAGAAGAACTTCAGTCACGTCCTCCAGTAGTTACGATCATGGGTCACGTTGACCACGGTAAAACTACTTTGCTGGATGCCATTCGTTCGACGAGTGTATCTCTAGGCGAAGCAGGCGGAATCACACAGCATATCGGTGCTTATCAAGTTGAAATCAACCAGAAGAAAATCACGTTCCTAGATACACCTGGTCACGAAGCATTTACTGCTATGCGTGCTCGTGGTGCACAGGTAACAGATATGACTATTATCGTAGTTGCTGCTGATGACGGTGTTATGCCTCAGACCGTTGAAGCTATTGCACATGCTAAGGCTGCTGGACTTCCGATTATTGTCGCTGTTAATAAAATCGACAAGCCGGGTGCAGATCCTGACAAAGTGAAGCAAGAGCTTACAAGCTATGAACTCGTTCCTGAAGAGTGGGGCGGAGATACCATCTTCGTTAACCTTTCTGCAAAACAACGTATTAACTTGGAAGAACTGCTGGAAATGATTCTGCTCGTTGCTGAAGTAAATGAGTACAAAGCGAACCCTGACAAACGGGCACGCGGTACGGTTATAGAAGCTGAGCTTGATAAGAATCGTGGACCAGTTGCACGTGTTCTGGTACAGAACGGTACATTGAAAGTCGGCGATGCTTTCGTAGCAGGTAACTGCTTCGGACGTGTACGTGCGATGGTTAATGATAAAGGACGTAAGATCAAGGAAGCTGGACCTTCCACTCCAGTAGAAATTACTGGTTTGACTGAGGTACCACAAGCTGGCGATCCGTTTATGGCTTTCGAAGACGAGCGTAAAGCCCGTGCGATTGCTGATAGACGTTCCACATCCCAACGTCAATCTGAGCTGAATACGAACACCCGTGTAACATTGGATGATTTGTTCCAGCACATTAAAGACGGCGAGATCAAAGACCTTAACGTTATCATTAAAGCTGACGTACAAGGTTCAGTCGAGGCACTTAAAGGTTCCTTGGCTAAGATCGAAGTGGAAGGCGTCCGCGTGAAGATCATTCACAGCGGTGCTGGTGCCATTACGGAATCCGATATTACACTTGCAGCAGCATCTAATGCTATTGTTATTGGCTTTAACGTTCGTCCGGACGCTCAGACCAAGGCAGCTGCTGAACAAGAAAAAGTAGATGTTCGTCTCCATAACATCATCTACAATGTAATCGAGGAAATCGAAAGTGCAATGAAGGGTATGCTTGATCCTATCTACAAAGAGAACGTTATCGGTCACGCTGAAGTACGTAGCGTCTTCAAAATCAGTAAAGTGGGTACCATTGCAGGTTGTATGGTAATTGATGGTAAAATTACCCGTAATGCTGAAATGCGCTTGATCCGTAGCGGAATCGTTGTATTTACAGGTAAAGTTGATACCTTGAAACGCTTTAAAGATGATGCCAAAGAAGTGGCGCAAGGTTATGAATGCGGCATAACTTTGGAACGCTATAATGACGTCCAAGAGGGCGACATTATCGAAGCGTTTCTTATGGAAACTGTAGAGCGCTAA
- a CDS encoding DHH family phosphoesterase: MQSYEQSLQQTREFLLEHDDYLVVSHVQPDGDAVSSTLAVGWLLSCLGKKYTMLNEGPIPKRMEYLWHSDEIINMASSEPPRQYSNVICVDCADFQRVGLTHRYFAKDALILNIDHHPTNNGYGLVNLIKPDAAATAEILFDLLKTFDIEWDIDIATALYTGLLTDTGGFRYTNTSPKVMAAVSELLSYGVNGPELAETLLEEMTLPQIKILNKALNTLQLSPEGDIAWLYVTPEDMIECAAANEDLEGLVNYPRNIRGVEVGILFKVIHEHAVKVSLRSAGKVDVADLAQTFGGGGHTRAAGARIEATLETAISQVLEEVRRHL, encoded by the coding sequence ATGCAGAGCTATGAACAAAGTCTCCAGCAGACCCGTGAGTTTCTGCTGGAACACGACGATTACCTTGTAGTGTCGCATGTTCAGCCGGACGGAGATGCAGTCAGCTCCACCCTAGCGGTGGGCTGGCTTCTCTCATGTCTGGGCAAAAAATACACTATGCTGAATGAAGGACCGATACCGAAGCGGATGGAATATTTATGGCATTCGGATGAAATCATCAATATGGCCTCTAGTGAGCCGCCCCGTCAATACAGCAATGTGATCTGTGTGGATTGTGCTGATTTTCAGCGAGTAGGACTGACTCATCGCTATTTTGCGAAGGATGCTCTAATCCTGAACATTGACCATCATCCCACTAACAACGGTTATGGACTTGTGAATTTAATCAAACCGGATGCTGCTGCGACTGCGGAAATTTTGTTCGATCTGCTGAAGACGTTCGATATTGAATGGGACATTGATATCGCCACAGCTTTATACACAGGTCTTTTGACAGATACTGGTGGATTTCGATATACCAACACATCACCAAAAGTAATGGCAGCCGTATCTGAACTGCTTTCTTATGGCGTTAACGGTCCTGAACTGGCTGAGACATTACTTGAAGAAATGACATTGCCGCAGATTAAAATTTTAAATAAAGCGTTAAATACTCTTCAATTATCACCCGAAGGGGATATTGCCTGGCTCTATGTTACACCGGAGGATATGATTGAATGTGCTGCTGCTAATGAAGATTTAGAAGGTCTCGTGAACTACCCTCGCAATATTCGAGGTGTGGAGGTAGGGATTTTGTTCAAAGTCATTCATGAACATGCGGTTAAAGTTAGTTTGCGTTCTGCTGGTAAGGTGGACGTGGCTGATCTAGCGCAAACGTTTGGAGGTGGCGGTCATACCCGTGCTGCAGGCGCGCGTATAGAAGCTACACTCGAAACGGCAATATCGCAGGTGCTTGAGGAGGTAAGACGTCATTTATGA
- the rnpM gene encoding RNase P modulator RnpM: MKQRKVPLRKCVATQEMMPKKELIRVVRTPEGEVLIDLTGKKSGRGAYICGKLECFKLAQKNKALDRALKCQVSPEIYDQLAREFTSVEEQFLAAKDSEDNE, from the coding sequence ATGAAACAAAGAAAGGTGCCGCTGCGCAAATGCGTTGCTACCCAGGAGATGATGCCGAAAAAAGAGCTGATTCGAGTGGTTAGAACGCCCGAGGGTGAAGTACTGATTGATCTGACAGGAAAGAAGTCAGGCCGTGGTGCTTACATATGCGGCAAGCTTGAATGCTTTAAGCTGGCACAGAAGAATAAAGCACTTGACCGCGCTTTGAAATGTCAAGTGAGTCCTGAAATCTATGACCAGCTTGCCCGGGAGTTTACTTCCGTGGAAGAGCAGTTTCTAGCAGCAAAGGATAGTGAGGATAATGAGTAA
- the rimP gene encoding ribosome maturation factor RimP produces the protein MSTPKSKIKQTVEQMLGPYLDDNGFELVDVEYVKEGSNWFLRIFVDKEGGIDIDDCGSISEYFSQQLDENDPIPEAYFLEVSSPGAERPLKKAADVAKAVGKDVYVTVYEPIQGLKEFEGRLLSFENEELLISAGKKEHVVPYAKVASARLAIIF, from the coding sequence TTGAGCACACCCAAATCTAAAATTAAACAAACGGTAGAGCAGATGCTCGGGCCCTATCTCGACGACAATGGTTTCGAACTGGTGGACGTTGAATACGTGAAGGAAGGCTCCAATTGGTTTCTGCGTATATTCGTAGATAAAGAAGGCGGCATTGATATTGATGACTGCGGAAGCATTAGCGAATATTTCAGTCAGCAGTTGGATGAGAATGATCCTATCCCTGAGGCATATTTCCTTGAGGTTTCCTCACCGGGAGCAGAGCGTCCTCTCAAAAAAGCTGCGGATGTAGCTAAAGCGGTAGGTAAGGACGTGTATGTGACTGTTTATGAGCCGATTCAAGGACTCAAAGAATTTGAAGGTCGTTTGCTCTCGTTCGAGAACGAGGAACTGCTCATCTCCGCGGGCAAAAAAGAACATGTAGTACCGTATGCCAAAGTCGCAAGCGCGAGATTGGCCATTATTTTTTAA